One region of Salvia miltiorrhiza cultivar Shanhuang (shh) chromosome 3, IMPLAD_Smil_shh, whole genome shotgun sequence genomic DNA includes:
- the LOC131015783 gene encoding putative late blight resistance protein homolog R1B-8, with protein sequence MPKDFRIYDFLVGRRFLIVMDDIWSAKVLDDIRKLFPDNNNGSRILLTTRLADVAAYANSSMPSHELHLMDSDQSWNLLREKVFGRQDSVAPELETIGREIARSCGGLPLAVVVVAGILSTVSMTRTLWKEIAKNVKSYILATTDGQVEKILSLSYNHLPHHLRPCFLYMGGFPEDHEIKVKNLIRLWIAEGFVKRPVASKSFEEIAEEYLEDLIRRSLIIVSNNKSNGKTKNCRLHDLVRDLCIKKSQEEKFLVHVKGRKLLTSMKDERRIRISQSDETESFANVFSSTIRTILYFKYELVSFGSFRLLRVLDVLRVGFQSRFLPDQFFELYHLTIISNKSMLC encoded by the coding sequence ATGCCTAAGGATTTTCGCATCTACGATTTCTTAGTAGGTAGGAGGTTTCTGATTGTAATGGATGATATTTGGAGCGCCAAGGTATTGGATGATATAAGGAAGTTATTTCCCGACAACAACAATGGGAGTCGAATTTTGTTAACCACAAGGCTGGCAGATGTGGCTGCTTATGCCAACTCCTCTATGCCTTCCCATGAGTTGCATTTGATGGATTCAGATCAGAGCTGGAATCTACTACGAGAAAAGGTGTTCGGACGCCAAGATTCCGTTGCTCCTGAATTGGAGACCATCGGAAGGGAGATTGCAAGAAGTTGTGGAGGCTTGCCCCTTGCAGTGGTGGTGGTTGCAGGAATCCTATCTACGGTGAGTATGACTCGAACATTGTGGAAGGAAATTGCCAAAAATGTGAAATCGTATATTCTTGCCACAACAGATGGACAGGTAGAAAAGATTTTATCTCTGAGTTACAACCATTTGCCTCATCATTTGAGGCCGTGTTTCTTATACATGGGAGGATTTCCAGAAGATCACGAGATCAAAGTCAAGAACCTGATAAGGTTATGGATAGCTGAAGGCTTTGTGAAACGGCCAGTTGCATCAAAAAGCTTTGAAGAAATTGCAGAAGAGTATCTAGAGGATCTTATCAGGAGAAGTCTTATTATCGTTTCCAATAATAAGTCTAATGGCAAAACAAAAAATTGCAGGCTTCATGATCTGGTACGAGATTTGTGCATAAAGAAATCACAGGAAGAAAAGTTTCTCGTCCACGTGAAGGGAAGGAAGCTGCTGACAAGCATGAAAGATGAGCGCAGGATACGTATCTCTCAATCTGATGAAACTGAATCTTTCGCCAACGTTTTTAGCTCAACCATCCGTACTATATTGTATTTCAAGTATGAACTCGTCTCTTTTGGGAGTTTTAGATTGCTCAGGGTCCTTGACGTGTTGAGAGTCGGATTTCAGTCCCGTTTTCTACCTGATCAATTTTTCGAGCTATATCATTTGACCATTATTAGCAATAAATCTATGCTATGTTAA
- the LOC131016921 gene encoding clavaminate synthase-like protein At3g21360, whose amino-acid sequence MLMEMSCKYFKVGRCEGQKVVDGEAVPLVLQPPEGGGGEVEGLLWAIRENKEWFEKTIVKNSAVLLRGFHVKNAHEFNDIVEAFGWEDIRYVGPAPRTHVYKRVWTANEGPLSEFIYYHHEMVLIKEFPEKVILFCEVPPPEGGETPIVPSFRVTERMSEEYPEMVEEMERKGLRYTFTALSKNDTSSMRGRGWEDAFGTSDRVEAEKRGKALGMEMEWLAEGGVKTILGPRPLTRVFEGRKGRRMWFNTVVGMHGNELSSATMADASEIPDEAVKRCQEIIEEESIQFKWQKGDVPFLDNLALLHGRRPSLPPRKVLVATCK is encoded by the exons ATGCTGATGGAGATGAGCTGCAAATACTTCAAGGTAGGAAGGTGCGAAGGGCAGAAGGTGGTGGACGGCGAAGCTGTGCCGCTAGTCCTGCAGCCCCcggagggcggcggaggcgagGTGGAGGGGCTGCTGTGGGCTATAAGGGAGAACAAGGAGTGGTTCGAGAAGACGATAGTGAAAAACAGTGCTGTCCTCCTCAGAGGCTTCCACGTCAAGAATGCCCACGAGTTCAACGACATAGTCGAGGCCTTCGGGTGGGAGGACATACGGTACGTGGGGCCCGCCCCGCGCACGCATGTCTACAAGAGGGTCTGGACGGCCAACGAAGGCCCCCTGTCGGAGTTCATATACTACCACCATGAGATGGTCTTG aTAAAAGAATTCCCGGAGAAGGTAATTCTCTTCTGTGAAGTACCTCCACCGGAAGGAGGAGAAACTCCGATCGTGCCTAGCTTCCGTGTAACGGAGAGGATGTCGGAAGAGTACCCGGAGATGGTGGAGGAGATGGAGAGGAAAGGACTGCGATACACCTTCACGGCCCTAAGCAAAAACGATACATCTTCCATGAGAGGTCGAGGTTGGGAAGATGCATTCGGGACTTCAGATCGCGTAGAAGCAGAGAAGAG GGGCAAGGCATTAGGAATGGAGATGGAATGGCTGGCAGAGGGTGGGGTGAAGACGATACTAGGTCCCAGACCATTGACAAGGGTGTTCGAGGGAAGAAAAGGAAGGAGGATGTGGTTCAACACCGTCGTTGGAATGCACGGTAACGAGCTCAGCTCCGCCACCATGGCCGATGCAAGTGAAATACCGGACGAGGCGGTGAAACGATGCCAAGAGATCATCGAAGAAGAGAGCATCCAATTCAAGTGGCAAAAGGGCGACGTTCCGTTCCTCGATAACTTAGCTTTACTTCATGGTAGAAGGCCTTCCCTCCCACCAAGAAAAGTGTTGGTTGCTACATGCAAATAA
- the LOC131015784 gene encoding uncharacterized protein LOC131015784: MASEAIDSLLQTLRQILKRDDVLTTLRVKQRIISIHDKAVFLLLNLKHFPKQETIREVVNTTQEIIEYIFSPENVSDCGSTEASVRLSIQLGELAGELPSTAADVVDYCNSHDDLVRNLRRRSDSSSRSAIVLIVSLLCLLLKVERIIWTARSLSIYYRFSDYFRFCNRSLKNHDRFFRFFIRLSDFDEDLRVATELIVSISIRLLGLAERIMSTTGDSVDNVGRQSDSPAVRSSSRSALNSEDFDDLHGDPTLATKLFVSSNRLARLADRIQWTARDLIDNSTADGSSPTSALKSADFDGFDEDLGFVRMQILHFSGVLGRLAEEIMSAEDYATVGSSSTSALESVMASEQFLQISDELERLADEIMSTAKGSVDNVGRLNDSPAVATELTDSLGRLVERIKSTAEDSVKNIGRLSDSPAVGSSSRSALKSEDFDGFDQAVATELTLSISNRLGRLAERIKSTAEDSVKNIGRLSDSPAVGSSSRSALKSEDFDGFDQAVATELTLSISNRLGRLAERIKWTAVGSSSRSSPTRKDVVVGFDEDRLQIMSWLTSYSSELQVLPIVGMGGIGKSTLAKIVYDDTFITYHFDFHAWVTISKDYNVEIILSNLLASMKGKGIQAESDLQCKVKESEIYKYLKGRRYLIVVDDIWSMEAWDHIQRLLPDDNNGSRIILTTRLKNVATYASSMSPIHTMHFLDDQQSWRLFQKKVFGDQDCPVELQDIGEKYVKRCEGLPLSIVTVAGLLSKIDRTPKLWKRIGANDGQLETILLSLSYKHLPRHLRECFLYMAGFPEDYEIRVSELIKLWVAEGFLDGRYESKMLEEVAEDVLEVLVEQSLVLVTSKKSDGKIKRCKLHSVVRDFCSRQAGEEKLLLPIMDYFPNPIVRRHFLPQVLENHQRLSVNWCDLDLKDSMHSSCTHSIICCWEISSPSKLGTWKRQDESQRLILIFNFRSNTLQFRDNAIENTQVLKLKNHACYGEHWKTIEGGFVDLRLLHIDESNLQNWTTECSHFPRLQRLMLHRCLYLSKIPVDIGKIPTLELIEIDDHNRSLLCRVSLELASLSDIRLMKEAETQEAWDDVRNILPDDGNGRRVILMTRETDVDDVVGFVLSCFALNFNLIKLWVAEGFLRRLNRSKTLEEEAEVFLEDLVKRNLVLVTKRKCDCRIKSCSLHDLMRDLCIRKAHEEKFLVNFSSGLSVKGRKNQRRVSVTRSGLPYFQKIYGLTIHTILCFHGISVANKLEGFRLLRVLDAGDVYVRSLPDQLFDLFYLAYLGICYLERIPAAISKLHNLETLSLRAKNDWMNFITLNSFCLPLEIWRMPRLRHLVFYGRLPNPEGIASSSLENLQTLSIASHAMCSERILRMIPNLKKLEIDCSDGEIFLNNLVHLRQLEDLKLRSSFRIVLYHKHDFTFPKSLRKLTLSRVTLPWEEMTIVGSLPNLRLLKLTHWACKGSTWETSDGEFPKLEILVIEKSLLEDWITESSHFPMLKSLVLDECLKLAEIPEDIGEIPTLELIEVKGEARTSLVESAQRILQKQQEWGNDALQVRCMAHR, encoded by the exons ATGGCTTCTGAAGCTATCGATTCCCTGCTACAAACTTTACGCCAAATCCTTAAACGCGACGATGTTCTCACCACTCTTCGTGTTAAACAACGAATTATATCCATCCACGATAAAGCTGTGTTCTTGCTGTTGAATCTCAAACATTTCCCAAAACAAGAAACTATCAGGGAGGTAGTAAATACAACACAAGAGATTATTGAGTATATTTTCTCCCCAGAAAATGTTTCAGATTGTGGGTCGACAGAGGCGAGTGTGAGACTTTCAATCCAGTTGGGGGAATTGGCAGGGGAACTCCCCTCAACTGCTGCAGATGTGGTGGACTACTGCAACAGTCACGACGATCTCGTCAGAAACTTACGAAGGCGGAGTGACTCATCATCAAGGTCTGCAATAGTGCTGATTGTCAGCCTTTTATGCCTGTTGTTGAAAGTGGAGAGAATTATATGGACTGCTAGAAGTTTATCAATATATTATCGCTTTAGTGACTATTTTCGTTTTTGTAATAGAAGTTTAAAAAACCATGATCgcttttttcgtttttttattCGTTTGAGTGATTTTGATGAAGATCTGAGAGTAGCAACAGAGCTGATTGTCAGCATTTCAATCCGGTTGCTGGGCTTAGCGGAGAGAATTATGTCAACTACTGGAGACTCAGTTGACAACGTAGGACGACAGAGTGATTCTCCTGCTGTTCGTTCATCTTCAAGATCTGCACTCAATAGTGAAGATTTTGATGATCTTCATGGAGATCCAACATTAGCAACAAAGCTGTTTGTCAGTTCAAATCGTTTGGCGAGATTAGCGGACAGAATTCAGTGGACTGCTCGAGACTTAATAGACAATTCTACCGCTGATGGTTCATCACCAACATCTGCCCTCAAGAGTGCAGattttgatggttttgatgaagaTCTGGGTTTTGTGAGAATGCAGATTCTCCACTTTTCAGGCGTGTTGGGGAGATTGGCAGAGGAAATTATGTCAGCTGAAGACTACGCAACTGTTGGTTCATCATCAACATCTGCACTCGAGAGTGTAATGGCTTCAGAACAGTTTCTCCAGATTTCGGACGAGTTGGAGAGATTAGCGGATGAAATTATGTCAACTGCTAAAGGCTCAGTTGACAACGTAGGACGACTGAATGATTCTCCGGCTGTTGCAACAGAGCTGACCGACAGCTTGGGGAGATTAGTGGAGAGAATTAAGTCAACTGCTGAAGATTCAGTTAAGAACATAGGACGACTGAGTGATTCTCCAGCTGTTGGTTCATCATCAAGATCTGCACTCAAGAGTGAAGATTTTGATGGTTTTGATCAAGCTGTAGCAACAGAGTTGACTCTCAGCATTTCAAACCGGTTGGGGAGATTAGCGGAGAGAATTAAGTCAACTGCTGAAGATTCAGTTAAGAACATAGGACGACTGAGTGATTCTCCAGCTGTTGGTTCATCATCAAGATCTGCACTCAAGAGTGAAGATTTTGATGGTTTTGATCAAGCTGTAGCAACAGAGTTGACTCTCAGCATTTCAAACCGGTTGGGGAGATTAGCGGAGAGAATTAAGTGGACTGCTGTTGGTTCATCATCAAGATCTTCACCCACAAGAAAGGATGTCGTGGTTGGTTTTGATGAAGATAGGTTGCAGATAATGTCATGGCTTACAAGCTATTCATCCGAGCTGCAAGTCCTCCCTATTGTGGGGATGGGAGGCATTGGTAAGTCCACACTCGCTAAAATTGTTTATGATGATACATTCATTACTTATCATTTTGATTTTCACGCTTGGGTCACAATATCGAAAGATTACAATGTAGAAATTATTCTTTCAAATCTGCTTGCTTCGATGAAAGGAAAAGGAATCCAAGCAGAGAGTGATTTACAATGCAAGGTTAAGGAGTCTGAAATATACAAATACTTAAAAGGTAGGAGGTATCTCATAGTAGTGGACGACATTTGGAGTATGGAAGCTTGGGATCACATACAGAGGCTATTACCTGATGATAATAATGGAAGCCGAATCATATTAACCACAAGGCTAAAGAATGTGGCTACTTATGCTAGCTCTATGAGCCCCATTCATACGATGCATTTCTTGGATGACCAACAAAGTTGGCGTTTGTTCCAGAAAAAGGTCTTCGGAGATCAAGATTGTCCTGTTGAGCTACAAGATATTGGGGAAAAATATGTAAAACGTTGCGAAGGATTGCCCCTTTCAATTGTTACTGTGGCAGGACTTTTATCCAAGATTGATAGAACTCCAAAGTTGTGGAAGCGAATTGGGGCAAATGATGGACAGTTGGAAACTATATTATTATCTTTGAGTTACAAACACTTGCCTCGACATTTGAGGGAGTGTTTTTTGTATATGGCAGGCTTCCCTGAAGATTATGAGATCCGTGTCTCAGAACTCATCAAACTTTGGGTAGCTGAGGGCTTTTTGGATGGTCGATATGAATCTAAAATGTTGGAAGAGGTGGCGGAAGATGTTTTGGAGGTGCTGGTCGAGCAAAGTCTAGTTTTGGTTACTAGCAAGAAGAGTGATGGCAAAATCAAAAGGTGCAAGCTTCATAGCGTGGTTCGGGATTTTTGTTCAAGACAGGCTGGGGAAGAGAAGTTACTTCTACCTATCATGGATTACTTTCCTAATCCTATCGTGAGAAGGCATTTTCTCCCACAAGTGCTAGAAAATCATCAACGCTTAAGTGTTAATTGGTGTGATCTGGATCTTAAGGACTCTATGCATAGCTCATGCACCCATTCTATTATATGTTGTTGGGAaatcagttccccatccaaacttg GAACGTGGAAGAGACAAGATGAGTCTCAACGCCTTatcctcatcttcaattttcgCTCCAATACTCTCCAGTTCAGAGATAATGCCATTGAGAATACTCAA GTGTTGAAGCTAAAGAACCATGCTTGCTATGGGGAACACTGGAAAACTATTGAGGGAGGATTTGTGGATCTGAGACTTTTGCATATTGATGAATCAAATCTGCAGAACTGGACAACTGAATGTAGCCACTTCCCAAGGCTTCAGCGCCTAATGCTTCATCGTTGTCTATATTTGTCTAAGATTCCAGTTGATATTGGAAAGATTCCAACACTTGAACTGATTGAGATCGATGATCATAACCGATCTCTTCT atGCAGAGTATCGTTGGAGCTAGCTAGCTTATCAGATATTCGACTTATGAAAGAAGCAGAGACTCAAG AGGCTTGGGATGATGTAAGAAATATACTTCCCGATGATGGTAATGGAAGACGAGTCATTTTAATGACAAGAGAAACTGATGTGGATGATGTGGTTGGATTCGTCCTGAGTTGTTTTGCTTTGAATTTCAACCTCATCAAATTATGGGTAGCTGAGGGATTCTTGAGACGTCTGAACAGATCTAAAACCTTAGAAGAAGAGGCGGAAGTGTTTTTGGAGGATCTTGTCAAGAGAAACCTTGTTTTGGTTACCAAGAGAAAGTGTGACTgcaggatcaaaagttgcagccTCCATGATCTGATGCGGGATTTATGCATAAGAAAAGCGCATGAAGAGAAGTTTCTTGTGAACTTCAGCAGCGGGCTTTCAGTAAAGGGCAGAAAAAATCAGCGCCGTGTAAGTGTTACTCGTTCGGGTTTACCATACTTTCAGAAAATATATGGCTTAACCATCCATACGATTTTGTGCTTCCATGGCATTTCTGTAGCAAACAAGTTGGAAGGTTTTAGATTGCTAAGGGTATTGGATGCAGGAGATGTTTATGTGAGATCACTACCAGATCAACTGTTTGACCTATTTTATCTAGCATACCTTGGTATCTGCTATCTTGAAAGGATACCTGCAGCCATTTCAAAGCTTCATAATCTTGAAACTTTAAGCCTTCGCGCAAAGAATGATTGGATGAACTTTATTACATTGAATTCATTCTGTTTGCCTCTGGAGATTTGGAGGATGCCAAGATTGAGACATCTTGTTTTCTATGGCAGGTTACCAAATCCAGAAGGAATAGCATCTTCTAGTCTAGAAAACCTCCAAACACTCTCTATAGCGTCACATGCCATGTGTAGTGAAAGGATCTTGAGAATGATCCCAAACCTAAAGAAATTGGAAATTGATTGCTCTGATGGCGAAATTTTCCTCAACAATTTGGTGCATCTGCGtcaacttgaagatttgaagttaCGTTCATCTTTTAGAATTGTGTTGTACCATAAGCATGACTTCACTTTTCCTAAGTCTCTGAGAAAGTTGACATTAAGCCGTGTGACTCTTCCTTGGGAGGAGATGACTATTGTAGGCTCGTTGCCAAATCTTCGACTGCTTAAACTGACTCATTGGGCTTGCAAAGGCAGCACATGGGAAACAAGTGATGGAGAGTTTCCTAAACTAGAAATTTTGGTTATAGAAAAGTCGTTGCTTGAGGATTGGATAACTGAAAGTAGCCACTTCCCAATGCTCAAAAGCCTCGTGCTCGACGAGTGTTTGAAGCTCGCTGAAATACCAGAAGATATTGGGGAAATTCCAACACTCGAGCTGATTGAGGTGAAGGGGGAAGCGCGAACGTCACTTGTGGAGTCGGCCCAGAGGATTCTACAGAAACAACAAGAGTGGGGAAATGATGCCCTTCAAGTTCGTTGCATGGCTCATCGATGA